A region of Lycium barbarum isolate Lr01 chromosome 3, ASM1917538v2, whole genome shotgun sequence DNA encodes the following proteins:
- the LOC132633288 gene encoding costars family protein yields the protein MNVEEEVERLKEEIKRLGVPQHDGSYKVTFGVLFNDDRCANIFEALVGTLRAAKKRKFLTYDGELLLQGVHDNVEIILKPPLAAATS from the coding sequence ATGAACGTTGAAGAAGAGGTTGAACGACTTAAAGAAGAGATCAAGCGACTCGGCGTACCCCAACATGATGGTTCTTACAAGGTAACATTTGGAGTGCTGTTTAATGATGACAGATGTGCCAACATCTTTGAGGCGCTAGTTGGAACATTAAGGGCTGCAAAGAAAAGGAAATTCCTAACTTACGATGGTGAGCTCCTCCTCCAAGGAGTTCATGACAACGTCGAAATCATTCTCAAGCCACCACTTGCTGCTGCCACTTCGTAA